TGAAACAATCCGTTGCCGCGCGGCGCATCGATCAGCTCTGGGAGGGGCAAAATGGAAGACTGTCGGTGCAGGTGCTCAACGAATATTTCGTCAACGTTACCCGCAAGCTGAATCCAGGCCTCTCTCCAGATGAGGCATGGGATGACGTGGAAGCGCTTAGTGTCTGGGATCCGGTGGCAATCGATATGCCGCTCATTCAACGCGGCTATGCTGTGCAGCGCCGTTACCAT
This Puniceicoccaceae bacterium DNA region includes the following protein-coding sequences:
- a CDS encoding PIN domain-containing protein; translated protein: MIVNIFVDTNVLLYARDASEPVKQSVAARRIDQLWEGQNGRLSVQVLNEYFVNVTRKLNPGLSPDEAWDDVEALSVWDPVAIDMPLIQRGYAVQRRYHLSWWDSLIVAAAEATSCTTILSEDLTHSAQYFGITVENPFLAPS